From Desulfuromonas soudanensis, the proteins below share one genomic window:
- a CDS encoding DUF3261 domain-containing protein yields MKRLLGTLLLAAFLLVTGCARLPFAVTEPVPIPADISAAELAARTWTAVPQTLRMRQSGLFEFRGRKVPLVGFMVLDNAAATARLVGMNDLGVKFFDLEVGEKGVREHFLLPELAKYPGFAGAVAASVRRIFLTPRPDPKDALEIDPQEARLVRREAGRNLTFVFGGRGPEWLETRAAGEKEGWRLRFFEYRCDNGLTYPAGIVLDDEKAGYRLTLWLESVKGSEDGN; encoded by the coding sequence ATGAAGAGACTCCTCGGCACCCTCCTTCTGGCGGCCTTTCTGCTGGTTACCGGCTGCGCGCGCCTCCCCTTTGCGGTGACGGAACCGGTTCCGATCCCCGCGGACATCAGTGCTGCCGAGCTCGCCGCCCGGACCTGGACCGCCGTCCCCCAGACGCTGCGGATGCGTCAATCGGGCCTCTTCGAGTTCCGCGGGCGCAAGGTGCCGCTGGTCGGTTTCATGGTTCTCGACAATGCCGCCGCCACGGCGCGCCTGGTGGGGATGAACGATCTGGGGGTGAAATTTTTCGACCTGGAGGTGGGGGAAAAGGGGGTCAGGGAACACTTCCTCCTCCCCGAACTGGCCAAATATCCCGGATTTGCCGGGGCGGTGGCGGCTTCGGTGCGGCGCATTTTCCTGACGCCGCGCCCTGATCCAAAGGATGCCCTGGAAATCGATCCCCAAGAGGCCCGCCTGGTGCGCCGGGAGGCCGGGCGAAACCTCACCTTCGTCTTCGGCGGCCGCGGCCCCGAATGGCTGGAGACACGTGCGGCGGGGGAAAAGGAGGGGTGGCGGTTGCGTTTTTTCGAGTACCGATGCGACAATGGCCTGACCTACCCCGCCGGGATCGTTCTCGATGACGAGAAGGCCGGCTACCGGCTGACCCTTTGGCTCGAAAGCGTGAAAGGAAGCGAAGATGGGAATTAA
- a CDS encoding acyl-CoA thioesterase has product MNKPYFSGQPGDPAPLATRVPRVVRFEEVDPLGIVWHGRYPSYLEDGRVALGERYGIGYMDFYRQGVLAPIKKMHLDYHRPLRFGEPFSIEGILHWSEAARLNFEFILRNEAGEVTTTGYTVQMLMDLEHNLLLLLPPFYREFCASWRRGDLP; this is encoded by the coding sequence GTGAACAAACCCTATTTTTCCGGCCAGCCCGGCGACCCCGCGCCGCTTGCCACGCGGGTGCCCCGGGTGGTGCGCTTTGAGGAGGTCGATCCCCTCGGGATCGTCTGGCACGGCCGCTACCCGAGCTATCTCGAGGACGGCCGGGTCGCCCTCGGGGAGCGTTACGGCATCGGCTACATGGATTTTTACCGCCAGGGTGTCCTGGCGCCGATCAAGAAGATGCACCTCGACTATCACCGTCCCCTCCGTTTCGGCGAGCCCTTTTCCATCGAGGGGATTCTTCACTGGTCCGAGGCCGCCCGGCTCAACTTCGAATTCATCCTCCGCAACGAGGCGGGCGAGGTGACGACCACCGGGTACACGGTGCAGATGCTGATGGATCTGGAGCACAACCTCCTCCTCCTTCTCCCCCCCTTCTACCGGGAATTCTGCGCCTCCTGGCGCCGGGGAGACCTGCCATGA
- a CDS encoding beta-ketoacyl-[acyl-carrier-protein] synthase family protein, whose translation MIPVLVTSAAAVTGLGDSLDETWRRLLKGESAIASVTRFDTSAYQSRLASCVPGLSRGGQETLLAPLLERLFEGFPDLPPESRLLLATTKGGIDVLERQRRGEEVLLAPLLPETTLAAVAGRFGLRDGGVNINAACASSTIALARGAALIASGLAESVLVCCLDLVSEFVFSGFSALRALSPETSRPFDRERTGLTLGEGAAALVLMSPGAARRCGRLPLGRVLGWGVANDATHITAPARDGCGLVLAVRQALAKAELSPGAVSAISAHGTGTVYNDLMELTAFATVFGDRRQPIHSVKGAIGHTLGAAGGIEVALGLKALSAGTVPPTAGFRTPEAGAEEIVSRQAVSFAGDVLLTTNSGFGGVNAALLLGRGGEE comes from the coding sequence ATGATTCCGGTTCTGGTGACTTCCGCCGCCGCCGTCACCGGCCTGGGGGACAGCCTGGACGAGACCTGGCGGCGCCTTTTGAAGGGGGAGTCGGCCATCGCTTCTGTGACCCGCTTCGATACCAGCGCCTACCAGAGCCGGCTTGCCTCCTGCGTTCCGGGACTTTCCCGGGGCGGCCAGGAGACGCTCCTGGCGCCCCTTCTCGAGCGTCTCTTTGAAGGGTTCCCCGACCTGCCGCCGGAGAGCCGCCTCCTTCTGGCCACCACCAAGGGGGGGATCGACGTGCTGGAGCGGCAGCGCCGGGGAGAGGAGGTCTTGCTTGCGCCCCTCCTCCCGGAGACGACCCTGGCTGCCGTAGCCGGCCGGTTCGGCCTCAGGGACGGCGGGGTGAACATCAACGCCGCCTGCGCCTCGTCGACCATCGCCCTGGCCCGGGGCGCCGCCCTCATCGCCTCGGGCTTGGCCGAATCGGTTCTGGTCTGCTGTCTCGATCTGGTGAGCGAATTCGTCTTCTCCGGCTTTTCGGCGCTGCGGGCCCTCTCCCCGGAGACGAGCCGCCCCTTCGATCGGGAGCGGACCGGGCTGACCCTCGGCGAGGGGGCTGCGGCCCTGGTGCTGATGAGCCCCGGGGCGGCGCGGCGCTGCGGGCGTCTCCCCCTCGGGCGGGTTCTCGGCTGGGGGGTGGCCAACGACGCCACCCACATCACCGCCCCGGCCCGGGACGGCTGCGGTCTGGTTCTCGCCGTCCGGCAGGCCCTGGCCAAAGCGGAACTCTCCCCTGGAGCCGTCTCCGCCATCAGCGCCCACGGCACCGGCACCGTCTACAACGATCTCATGGAGCTGACGGCCTTTGCCACCGTCTTCGGCGACCGCAGGCAGCCGATCCACTCGGTCAAAGGCGCCATCGGCCACACCCTCGGCGCAGCCGGAGGGATCGAGGTCGCCCTCGGGCTCAAGGCCCTTTCCGCCGGCACCGTTCCGCCGACGGCCGGTTTCCGGACCCCCGAGGCGGGAGCGGAGGAGATCGTGAGTCGTCAAGCCGTCTCCTTTGCCGGAGACGTGCTGCTGACCACCAACTCGGGGTTCGGCGGGGTCAACGCCGCCCTTCTGCTCGGGAGAGGAGGCGAGGAATGA
- a CDS encoding beta-ketoacyl synthase N-terminal-like domain-containing protein gives MKARISGIGWITAAGFGQGRGADDFAMTAGTLPEIARKDFFADPFPRFGRLDEFSRLGLSAIALALGDAGLDQWQEKRNFGLIAASAYGCLTTDIAYFDTVLGDGGALASPNLFAYTLANCVLGEAAIRFGLTGPGFVVNETGASRLTSLVMALESLFWGECDVLVAGVCDLPFPLETTGMAPVAPGALFLVLSKFSLPGEKGSSPLLGLDGRGNLEIDGVPVRDWTEVARAFLAPVSGGKMSAINS, from the coding sequence ATGAAGGCAAGGATTTCCGGGATCGGCTGGATTACCGCCGCCGGCTTCGGCCAGGGGAGGGGCGCCGACGATTTCGCCATGACGGCCGGGACCCTGCCGGAGATCGCCCGCAAGGATTTTTTCGCCGATCCCTTTCCGCGCTTCGGGCGCCTCGACGAATTCTCCCGCCTCGGTCTCTCGGCCATCGCCCTGGCCCTGGGGGATGCGGGACTCGACCAGTGGCAGGAAAAGCGCAATTTCGGTCTCATCGCCGCCTCCGCCTACGGCTGCCTGACGACGGACATCGCCTATTTCGATACCGTCCTTGGCGACGGCGGCGCCCTGGCCAGTCCCAACCTCTTTGCCTACACCCTGGCCAACTGCGTTCTCGGCGAAGCCGCCATTCGCTTCGGCCTGACCGGCCCGGGGTTCGTCGTCAACGAGACTGGGGCGAGCCGCCTGACCTCGCTGGTCATGGCCCTCGAGAGTCTTTTTTGGGGGGAGTGCGACGTCCTTGTCGCCGGCGTCTGCGATCTCCCCTTTCCCCTTGAGACGACCGGCATGGCGCCGGTGGCACCCGGAGCCCTCTTCCTCGTCCTGTCGAAGTTCTCCTTGCCGGGTGAGAAGGGGTCCTCCCCCCTCCTCGGCCTCGATGGCCGGGGAAACCTGGAGATCGACGGCGTCCCGGTCCGGGACTGGACCGAAGTGGCCCGGGCCTTCCTGGCGCCGGTTTCCGGTGGAAAAATGAGCGCTATCAACAGCTAA